One Bradyrhizobium zhanjiangense DNA segment encodes these proteins:
- a CDS encoding cytochrome c biogenesis CcdA family protein, with protein MVGLGSLGLGYAAGALSTLSPCVLPILPIVLFGVIEQNAWGPLALAAGLSTSFAAMGVAIASVGFSIGLDPSMLRLAIAALITGMGIVLLVPALQEGLTTIATPVATRGQMVLDRLQPSGIAGQFVLGALLGVIWSPCSGPTLGAAVGLAAEGDSVSTAAAIMISFGLGAATPILALAYGSRQAVFARRDWLARVSHIGKPLMGAALVGIGTFVLTGLDKIIEASLTRAMPDWLVTVTTRL; from the coding sequence ATGGTTGGTCTCGGCAGTTTGGGTCTCGGCTACGCAGCCGGAGCGCTATCGACGTTGTCCCCGTGCGTGTTGCCGATATTGCCGATCGTTCTTTTTGGAGTGATCGAGCAAAATGCATGGGGACCGCTGGCGCTGGCCGCGGGCCTATCGACTTCCTTTGCGGCGATGGGAGTTGCCATCGCATCGGTCGGATTCAGCATCGGGCTCGATCCGTCGATGTTGCGCCTCGCGATCGCGGCTCTGATAACCGGCATGGGCATTGTCCTTCTCGTTCCCGCGCTTCAAGAAGGATTGACAACGATTGCGACGCCCGTCGCGACTAGGGGCCAGATGGTGCTTGACCGACTCCAGCCGTCGGGAATCGCTGGCCAATTCGTTCTTGGCGCCCTCCTTGGGGTTATCTGGTCTCCTTGCTCAGGTCCGACGCTTGGGGCGGCAGTCGGGCTCGCGGCCGAAGGCGACAGCGTCTCTACGGCTGCGGCAATCATGATCAGTTTCGGTTTGGGTGCGGCAACGCCGATCCTCGCACTCGCCTACGGCTCGAGACAAGCCGTCTTTGCGCGGCGCGATTGGCTGGCGCGAGTGTCGCATATTGGCAAGCCTTTAATGGGTGCGGCCTTGGTCGGCATCGGCACCTTTGTCCTCACAGGCCTCGACAAGATCATCGAGGCCTCCCTGACCCGCGCCATGCCAGACTGGCTGGTAACCGTGACGACGCGGTTATGA
- a CDS encoding thioredoxin family protein: MLLKTYKVLLIAAALLASSLIAEAGQPFDANAFRSTQAANKAILVDVTASWCPTCRQQRPIVQEIEKEKPDLVVYEVDFDTAKDVLKRFRVQYQSTLIIFRGDKEVTRSTAETNPALIRAMIAKAF; encoded by the coding sequence ATGCTCTTGAAAACCTATAAAGTCTTGCTGATCGCGGCGGCGCTCCTTGCATCGTCACTCATCGCCGAGGCGGGACAGCCGTTCGACGCCAATGCATTTAGATCCACCCAAGCTGCGAACAAAGCCATTCTCGTCGACGTTACCGCCTCCTGGTGTCCAACCTGCAGGCAACAGCGTCCGATTGTCCAAGAGATCGAAAAGGAAAAGCCGGATCTGGTTGTCTACGAGGTCGACTTTGACACCGCTAAAGACGTGTTGAAGCGGTTCCGCGTCCAGTACCAGAGCACGCTTATCATCTTTCGGGGCGACAAGGAGGTCACGCGCTCGACGGCCGAAACCAACCCCGCGCTCATCCGCGCGATGATCGCGAAGGCGTTCTGA
- a CDS encoding TlpA disulfide reductase family protein — MRTGVNVPSRRDIVVSGLIGAVTSLATPAIAAPQARNIPNFEPGRYQFTIVRPQRELPSTRLFRLEGGTVDLSSLRGKPVLLNFWASWCAACRTELPRLERQYRNAWRGSLYVAAVSEDRDGRAAVERFVTTLELRTLPIYLDPNGYVASPDSSNERNAPFVLYGMPITYLIASSGLIIGYMPGAADWSSAAANDLIEYLRNA, encoded by the coding sequence ATGCGCACCGGGGTCAATGTTCCGTCGCGGCGGGATATCGTCGTCTCTGGACTGATCGGGGCGGTTACGTCCCTCGCAACCCCTGCGATTGCGGCGCCGCAAGCTCGAAACATTCCCAACTTCGAACCCGGCAGATATCAATTTACGATCGTTCGCCCGCAGCGAGAGCTGCCATCAACCAGGCTGTTTCGGCTTGAAGGCGGCACGGTCGATCTGTCGTCCCTTCGCGGCAAGCCGGTCCTCTTGAATTTCTGGGCATCGTGGTGCGCCGCCTGCCGTACTGAACTGCCGCGTCTGGAGCGACAATACAGAAACGCCTGGCGCGGGAGCCTGTACGTCGCTGCGGTTTCGGAGGATAGAGATGGTCGAGCGGCGGTTGAGCGCTTCGTCACGACGCTCGAGCTGCGGACCCTCCCGATCTATTTGGATCCCAACGGCTACGTCGCATCTCCGGATAGCAGCAATGAGAGGAATGCTCCGTTCGTGCTTTACGGGATGCCGATTACCTATCTCATCGCAAGTTCCGGACTGATCATCGGATACATGCCGGGCGCAGCGGATTGGTCGTCGGCTGCTGCGAACGACCTCATCGAATACCTCCGCAACGCTTAG
- a CDS encoding haloacid dehalogenase type II: MAANLSLAARAYVFDAYGTLFDFVSATRRCRDVLGDGFDKLTALWREKQLQYTWLRAAQGRHADFWQVTGDALDVSLETLMLDQPGLRDRLMGLYLTLDTFPEVPEVLQQLKAAGLKTAILSNGTPEMLDSAVKHAGIDGLLDAVFSVEEVGAYKPDPRVYQLAVDRLGIPASQISFQSSNAWDAYAASAFGMKVVWCNRYRQRKERLPGHPDHEIETLAELPRIVGAV; this comes from the coding sequence ATGGCCGCCAACTTGTCGCTTGCCGCGCGGGCCTATGTCTTCGATGCGTACGGAACGCTATTCGATTTTGTGTCAGCAACGCGGCGTTGCCGCGACGTGCTTGGCGACGGCTTCGATAAGCTAACTGCCCTTTGGCGCGAAAAGCAGCTCCAATATACCTGGCTCCGCGCCGCACAAGGACGGCATGCGGATTTCTGGCAGGTGACGGGTGATGCATTGGACGTTTCTTTGGAGACCTTGATGCTCGATCAACCCGGGCTTCGCGATCGATTGATGGGGCTCTATTTGACGCTCGATACCTTCCCTGAGGTGCCCGAGGTACTCCAGCAGTTGAAGGCCGCCGGATTAAAAACCGCGATCCTGTCGAATGGAACGCCTGAAATGCTCGACTCGGCAGTAAAGCATGCTGGCATCGACGGTTTGCTTGATGCCGTATTTTCGGTCGAGGAGGTTGGGGCCTATAAGCCGGATCCACGCGTTTATCAGCTCGCGGTTGATCGGCTGGGCATTCCGGCCTCGCAAATTTCCTTTCAGTCCTCAAACGCCTGGGACGCTTACGCTGCATCCGCCTTTGGAATGAAGGTCGTCTGGTGCAATCGGTATCGTCAGCGCAAAGAGCGTCTGCCAGGTCACCCCGACCATGAAATCGAAACGCTTGCCGAACTGCCAAGGATCGTCGGAGCAGTTTGA
- the nrtS gene encoding nitrate/nitrite transporter NrtS, with product MVTLRLACRYAFSDGVPRRSLVVALVVGTVLNLINQGDALFGAMPINWFKITLTYFVPYAVCTYGAVSFRIRKMRA from the coding sequence ATGGTGACGTTGAGGCTCGCATGCCGTTATGCATTCTCTGATGGCGTGCCTCGCCGTTCGCTTGTTGTTGCCCTTGTTGTGGGGACGGTGCTGAACCTCATTAATCAGGGCGACGCATTATTTGGCGCAATGCCAATCAATTGGTTCAAGATTACTCTTACCTACTTCGTGCCGTATGCTGTTTGCACCTATGGTGCAGTTTCCTTCCGAATTCGCAAAATGCGTGCCTAG
- the dinB gene encoding DNA polymerase IV yields MATTATILHADLDAFYASVEQMLDASLRGKPIAVGGGVVLAASYEAKAFGVRSGMPGRQARELCPQLTFVTGHFKDYQRLGDAAIKVIGDFTPLVERISIDEAFADVAGCTHLFGTPAEIAMAIRQRVRTELGLPISVGVARTKHLAKIASQVAKPDGLVVVDPDTELEFLHPLTVDLMWGVGPVTKARLAEIGVLTIGQLAKTPGWSLERLLGPAAGEKLAALAWNRDPREIKSHRRARSAGAQSAIGRKPAVERVFRPTLVHLADRVATRLRAKSRPGRTVTVRVRFADLSSVTRSITLDAPIFATMILAELAEDLVRAILANHPDEKIISLLAISVSHIEEHWDPELELPFGLEEEGRRPGSRLGMARWAADCAIDKIRDRFGWDAIGYGSAALGISRFVPDEFRKLAEKDL; encoded by the coding sequence ATGGCAACGACAGCCACGATCCTTCATGCAGACCTGGACGCTTTTTATGCCTCGGTTGAGCAGATGCTCGACGCTTCGCTACGCGGCAAACCCATCGCCGTTGGTGGCGGGGTTGTGCTTGCCGCTTCTTACGAAGCCAAGGCCTTCGGGGTCCGTAGCGGAATGCCGGGACGCCAGGCACGTGAGCTATGCCCACAACTCACCTTTGTCACCGGCCATTTCAAAGACTACCAACGGCTAGGCGATGCCGCCATCAAGGTGATCGGCGATTTCACACCCCTCGTCGAGCGGATTTCCATCGACGAGGCCTTTGCCGACGTCGCGGGCTGCACCCATCTCTTCGGCACGCCTGCCGAAATTGCAATGGCAATCCGCCAGCGGGTGCGCACCGAGCTTGGCCTTCCGATCTCAGTGGGTGTCGCGCGAACCAAGCATCTGGCGAAAATTGCCTCGCAAGTGGCCAAGCCCGACGGGCTCGTGGTTGTCGATCCCGACACCGAGCTGGAATTCCTTCACCCACTCACCGTCGACCTGATGTGGGGAGTGGGTCCGGTCACGAAGGCGCGGCTGGCCGAGATCGGCGTGCTGACTATCGGACAGCTGGCAAAGACACCGGGATGGTCGCTCGAGCGGTTGCTCGGTCCCGCGGCAGGGGAGAAACTCGCAGCGCTGGCGTGGAATCGCGATCCGCGGGAAATCAAGTCTCACCGCCGGGCCAGATCGGCAGGAGCGCAGTCAGCGATTGGCAGGAAACCGGCCGTGGAGCGGGTTTTTCGACCCACCCTGGTTCACCTTGCGGATCGAGTCGCCACGCGACTCCGCGCCAAGTCCAGGCCTGGCCGAACGGTGACGGTCCGCGTTCGCTTCGCCGACCTGAGCTCGGTCACGCGCTCGATAACGCTCGATGCGCCGATCTTCGCGACCATGATCCTCGCTGAGCTGGCCGAGGATCTGGTGCGCGCGATCCTTGCAAATCACCCGGACGAGAAGATCATCTCGCTATTGGCGATCTCGGTGTCGCATATCGAGGAGCACTGGGATCCTGAGCTGGAACTCCCGTTCGGACTTGAAGAGGAAGGGCGCCGCCCCGGCAGCAGGCTAGGCATGGCGCGTTGGGCGGCAGACTGTGCCATCGACAAGATCCGCGATCGCTTCGGATGGGACGCGATCGGATATGGCTCAGCAGCCTTGGGTATTTCTCGTTTCGTGCCCGACGAGTTTCGCAAACTCGCCGAAAAGGACCTGTAA
- the istA gene encoding IS21 family transposase, producing the protein MKQERITEGSTWSDPRGQVMKTPDDVAEMLRLRACGWGVKRIARQLGCSHHTVKDYVAAGGVKPFKSPERPKRLDGLEGWLRERLIRHRGNADVVRQDLLAEKGVIVSRRTLQRAVQPYRQALKAEALATTRFETPPGRQLQIDFGERLVEIGGAKVKAFVFVATLGHSRRLHVRAFRAERQEHWFAGLESAFTTFSGVPEEVLMDNPRALVVRHDAVSRSVQFNDKLIAFAKHWGFRPRACAPYRARTKGKTENGVGYVKKNAIAGHSFPSWEAFEAHLDRWEREVANVRIHGTTGEAPIIRFARDEIHRLKPLGGQPSFGSLRELTRVVGNDCAVEIDTNSYSVPWRLIGERVAVTIAAGEVRIRHGLHQVALHKQSEGRRLRIVDSAHLDGVAGCDGAVRRAEIAAVLAPSPPPSLLRPLAEYEAVVGGSF; encoded by the coding sequence ATGAAGCAGGAACGAATCACTGAAGGCTCGACGTGGAGTGATCCACGGGGGCAGGTGATGAAGACGCCGGATGACGTGGCGGAGATGTTGCGCCTGAGGGCGTGCGGGTGGGGTGTGAAGCGGATTGCGCGGCAGCTGGGCTGCAGCCATCACACGGTGAAGGACTACGTGGCGGCGGGCGGGGTGAAGCCGTTCAAGTCGCCTGAGCGGCCGAAGCGTCTCGACGGCCTTGAGGGTTGGCTGCGCGAGAGGCTCATTCGGCATCGCGGCAATGCCGACGTGGTGCGCCAGGACCTGTTGGCCGAGAAAGGCGTGATCGTCAGCCGGCGGACGCTGCAACGCGCCGTGCAGCCCTATCGCCAGGCGCTGAAGGCGGAGGCGCTGGCGACGACGCGGTTTGAGACGCCGCCGGGCCGGCAGCTGCAGATCGACTTCGGGGAGCGCCTGGTCGAGATCGGAGGGGCGAAAGTCAAGGCATTCGTGTTCGTGGCAACGCTCGGGCATTCGCGACGGCTCCATGTGCGTGCGTTCCGGGCCGAGAGGCAGGAGCATTGGTTCGCCGGGCTCGAGAGTGCATTCACGACCTTCAGCGGTGTGCCGGAGGAAGTGCTGATGGACAATCCTCGGGCGCTTGTCGTGCGCCACGACGCGGTGAGCCGGTCGGTTCAGTTTAACGACAAGCTGATAGCCTTCGCAAAACATTGGGGCTTCCGTCCTCGCGCTTGCGCGCCATATCGGGCGCGCACGAAGGGCAAGACGGAGAACGGCGTCGGCTACGTGAAGAAGAACGCGATCGCCGGTCATTCCTTCCCAAGCTGGGAAGCATTCGAGGCGCATCTCGACAGGTGGGAGCGTGAGGTTGCGAACGTTCGTATCCACGGCACGACCGGCGAGGCGCCGATCATTCGCTTCGCGCGTGACGAGATACATCGGTTGAAGCCGCTCGGCGGGCAGCCATCGTTCGGATCCTTGCGTGAACTGACCCGCGTCGTCGGCAATGATTGCGCCGTCGAGATCGACACGAACAGCTACTCAGTGCCGTGGCGCCTGATTGGCGAGCGCGTGGCGGTGACGATCGCGGCCGGCGAAGTGCGGATCCGCCATGGATTGCACCAGGTTGCGCTCCACAAGCAATCGGAGGGACGCCGGCTGCGGATCGTCGACTCCGCTCATCTCGATGGTGTTGCTGGTTGCGATGGCGCGGTCCGCCGGGCGGAGATCGCGGCGGTGCTGGCGCCGTCTCCACCACCGTCGTTGTTACGCCCTCTTGCCGAATACGAAGCCGTGGTCGGAGGAAGCTTCTGA
- the istB gene encoding IS21-like element helper ATPase IstB: protein MARAKKIMEATADPLDAMLARLQLSGIRDQLDSLLDEAARANLSARETLILLCEREIARKDHRRIEMALKLAHFPAVKELAGFDFEAQQSIDPKQIRDLAASRWIANGENVLLLGPPGVGKTHLSIALGREAILAGYTVQFTTATTLVAGLAKAHGERRLDEKLLALSKPKLLIVDELGYLPLEPDAAHLFFQLVSRRYETGAMLITSNRSVAEWGTVFADPVVATAILDRLLHHSHVLTIRGDSYRLRAKRKSGLIQPPPAGDGPPVGSASLRPVTVGNNLQPRS from the coding sequence ATGGCGCGGGCAAAGAAGATAATGGAAGCAACGGCCGATCCGCTCGATGCCATGCTGGCGCGATTGCAGCTCTCCGGCATCCGCGATCAGCTCGACAGCCTGCTCGACGAGGCGGCGCGCGCAAACCTGTCGGCGCGTGAGACGCTGATCCTGCTGTGCGAGCGCGAGATCGCTCGCAAGGATCATCGCCGCATCGAGATGGCGCTGAAGCTCGCACACTTCCCTGCCGTGAAGGAACTGGCGGGCTTCGACTTCGAGGCGCAGCAGTCGATCGATCCGAAGCAGATCCGCGACCTGGCCGCGTCACGTTGGATCGCCAACGGCGAGAACGTGCTGCTGCTCGGACCGCCGGGCGTCGGTAAGACGCATCTGTCGATCGCGCTCGGGCGAGAGGCGATCCTGGCCGGGTACACGGTGCAGTTCACCACGGCGACGACGCTGGTCGCGGGCCTTGCCAAGGCGCATGGCGAACGGCGTCTGGACGAGAAACTGCTCGCGCTGTCGAAGCCAAAGCTACTGATCGTCGACGAGCTCGGCTACCTGCCGCTGGAACCTGACGCGGCACATCTGTTCTTCCAACTTGTCAGCCGGCGCTACGAAACTGGCGCCATGCTGATTACCTCGAACCGCAGTGTTGCCGAATGGGGCACCGTGTTCGCCGATCCCGTGGTCGCCACCGCGATCCTCGACCGGCTCTTGCACCACAGCCACGTGCTGACGATCCGCGGCGACAGTTACCGGCTCCGCGCCAAGCGCAAGAGCGGCCTCATCCAGCCGCCGCCCGCCGGTGACGGCCCTCCGGTCGGCTCCGCCTCCCTCCGGCCCGTCACCGTCGGAAACAACCTTCAACCGAGATCATAA
- a CDS encoding CaiB/BaiF CoA transferase family protein, whose protein sequence is MTKAFGGIRIVDSTHVLAGPFASYQLGVLGAEVIKLESPHSPDQARLQGSDRGMNDRRMGTSFMAQASNKKAIALDLKSEGGRKALLRLLETADVFVQNFRPGAFDRLGLSYDEVRALNPRLIYCSISAFGATGPRREETGYDNVIQASSGMMAMTGYGDGQPLKSGAQLVDYGTGFAAAFAISAALFQRERTGVGQHIDVSMFDVALMLCSSHIAGLTWNGSHPKAKANRFPFATIGCYRASDTDMMIAASNVAQQRRLWTALGREDLIKSNNNQRLDAHAEEEAALSAIIATRPAAEWEALLRKHRVPASRVRTLAEAIADPQAVARGVVQNAGLRGSGQQELGVALAGFKMSASPAELTSPPQPVGSHTVEVLESLGYGEADIAALKAQGSIG, encoded by the coding sequence ATGACCAAAGCTTTCGGAGGCATCCGAATTGTCGATTCGACGCACGTTCTAGCTGGTCCGTTTGCGAGCTATCAGCTCGGCGTCCTCGGTGCAGAAGTCATCAAGCTCGAATCTCCGCACAGTCCCGACCAGGCCCGCCTGCAGGGCAGCGACAGGGGCATGAACGACCGGAGAATGGGAACCTCGTTCATGGCTCAAGCATCCAACAAGAAGGCGATCGCGCTCGACCTGAAATCCGAAGGCGGCCGGAAAGCGCTGCTGCGGCTGCTCGAAACCGCGGATGTCTTCGTGCAGAACTTCCGTCCCGGCGCCTTCGACCGGCTCGGACTGTCCTACGACGAGGTGCGAGCGCTTAATCCGCGCCTGATCTACTGCTCGATCTCGGCCTTTGGCGCGACCGGGCCGAGACGCGAGGAGACCGGCTACGATAACGTGATCCAGGCTTCCTCCGGAATGATGGCGATGACCGGCTATGGCGACGGCCAGCCGTTGAAGAGCGGGGCCCAGCTCGTCGACTACGGCACCGGCTTCGCCGCCGCCTTTGCGATCTCAGCCGCGCTTTTCCAGCGTGAGAGGACGGGCGTCGGACAGCATATCGATGTATCCATGTTCGACGTGGCGCTCATGCTGTGCTCCTCGCACATTGCTGGCCTGACATGGAACGGCTCTCATCCTAAGGCGAAAGCGAATCGGTTTCCTTTTGCCACGATCGGCTGTTACCGCGCATCCGACACCGATATGATGATCGCCGCATCGAACGTGGCGCAGCAGCGCCGGCTGTGGACGGCATTGGGCCGGGAAGATCTGATCAAGTCCAACAACAACCAGCGCCTCGACGCCCACGCCGAAGAGGAGGCGGCACTCAGCGCGATCATCGCCACGCGGCCCGCGGCGGAGTGGGAAGCATTGCTGCGCAAGCATCGCGTTCCGGCCTCGCGCGTTCGTACGCTCGCGGAGGCGATCGCCGATCCCCAGGCCGTTGCGCGAGGCGTCGTTCAGAATGCCGGACTGCGCGGCTCGGGGCAGCAAGAGCTTGGTGTCGCCCTAGCTGGCTTCAAGATGTCGGCAAGTCCGGCTGAACTGACGTCGCCCCCGCAGCCGGTCGGATCTCACACGGTCGAGGTCCTTGAATCCTTGGGCTATGGTGAGGCCGACATCGCCGCGCTGAAGGCGCAAGGTTCGATCGGCTAG
- a CDS encoding MmgE/PrpD family protein — MRNPLIALAEAAAAWREAELAPEIEWAARRAVLDWFATMLPGRREKPAALVVDALAEEKTSGRAICYVDGSLRSPRQAAMLNAVASHIVEFDDIFRDGGYHPGSSTVSAALAIAQHQGLSARAFHRAVIAGYEVGCRVSLAVQPSHYAFWHTTSTVGTIGSAVAGAVLLDCDAEAIAHAMALASSFAGGHQQNLQDEGMAKAMHPGHAAEAGLLAAVCARQGITGSMASFHGSKGFAAATSHSAGDWDKALHGLGEWTPIARMTVKAHGCCGHIFPAIDGLKAMQRASGFAAEDVAAIHVEGYGATYQMCNRPDAITAQDARFSLQYCLAAQLVLAAVRLEAFRPAALADARIRRLMPRITVSEAADLAAAYPGRRMARLAVTLRDGRRIDHFQRTRKGDPEDPLSDDELVGKFTELAGSVVERDGAERLMNSVLYGSDLPGTVRLRPRPLASGNDRRLTPF; from the coding sequence TTGCGCAATCCGTTGATCGCGCTTGCGGAGGCTGCGGCAGCTTGGCGTGAAGCGGAGCTTGCTCCGGAGATCGAATGGGCGGCTCGGCGTGCGGTGCTTGACTGGTTTGCAACGATGCTTCCGGGGCGCCGGGAGAAGCCTGCGGCACTGGTCGTCGACGCTTTAGCGGAGGAGAAAACCTCGGGGCGCGCGATCTGCTATGTCGATGGATCACTCCGGTCTCCGCGCCAAGCCGCCATGCTCAACGCAGTTGCCAGCCATATCGTCGAGTTCGACGACATCTTCCGGGACGGGGGCTATCATCCGGGTAGCTCGACTGTTTCAGCCGCTCTCGCAATCGCTCAGCATCAGGGCCTTTCTGCCAGGGCGTTTCACCGGGCCGTCATCGCCGGCTATGAAGTCGGATGCCGGGTGTCTCTCGCTGTCCAGCCCAGCCATTATGCATTCTGGCATACGACCTCGACGGTGGGCACCATCGGCTCCGCCGTCGCGGGCGCCGTTCTGCTGGACTGCGATGCCGAGGCAATCGCCCATGCCATGGCGCTGGCGAGCAGCTTCGCGGGCGGACATCAGCAGAATCTGCAGGATGAGGGGATGGCAAAGGCGATGCATCCCGGTCACGCGGCCGAGGCCGGCCTGCTGGCGGCGGTCTGTGCAAGGCAGGGCATCACCGGATCGATGGCGAGTTTCCACGGATCGAAAGGCTTTGCCGCCGCAACCAGCCATTCCGCGGGGGATTGGGACAAGGCACTGCATGGTCTCGGTGAGTGGACGCCAATCGCGCGCATGACGGTGAAAGCGCACGGCTGCTGTGGCCACATCTTCCCGGCGATCGATGGGTTGAAGGCGATGCAGCGGGCGTCAGGCTTTGCAGCCGAGGACGTTGCTGCGATCCACGTCGAAGGCTACGGGGCGACCTACCAGATGTGCAATCGGCCTGATGCGATCACGGCCCAGGACGCGCGCTTCAGTTTGCAATATTGCCTCGCGGCTCAACTGGTGCTGGCAGCGGTGCGGCTCGAAGCGTTTCGGCCGGCTGCGCTCGCCGATGCTCGCATCCGGCGCCTGATGCCGCGTATCACCGTCAGCGAGGCGGCCGATCTTGCCGCTGCCTATCCAGGCCGGCGCATGGCCCGGCTCGCGGTCACGTTGCGCGACGGCCGACGGATCGACCATTTTCAGAGGACGCGGAAGGGAGATCCAGAGGATCCCCTCAGCGATGACGAGCTCGTCGGCAAATTCACGGAGCTCGCCGGCTCCGTCGTCGAACGCGACGGCGCCGAAAGATTGATGAATTCGGTGTTGTATGGGAGTGACTTGCCCGGAACGGTTCGGCTCAGGCCGCGACCTCTGGCCAGTGGGAATGATCGGAGGCTTACTCCATTCTGA
- a CDS encoding Bug family tripartite tricarboxylate transporter substrate binding protein, whose translation MIATAASGSRPGLAATSDYPSKPVKLISPYAPGGATDIIARLIGQRLSEQLKAPFITENRAGGGANIGTEAALRSPADGYTLLLASTANAANATLYPKLRFNFLADSTPVGSIGLVPNILVVHPDVPAKTLPEFIELARKNPGATSMGLPGNGSPQHLAAALFSQMSKTDCLFVQYQGGGPVLKDLIGGHVQAGFASSVSSTASIKSGTLRALGVTSAHRLPTLPDIPAIGEHIGGYEATNFYGLVAPKGTAETIVARLSQELNAALGETDAISKLDALGISPVAMSPSAFGSFLASETKKWGEVIKAADIRME comes from the coding sequence TTGATCGCCACTGCCGCATCCGGCAGCAGGCCGGGCCTCGCCGCGACGTCGGATTACCCATCCAAGCCTGTCAAGCTCATCTCGCCCTATGCTCCGGGCGGGGCGACGGACATCATCGCCCGGTTGATCGGACAGCGGCTGTCCGAGCAGCTCAAGGCGCCCTTCATCACGGAGAACCGTGCCGGCGGCGGCGCGAATATCGGCACGGAGGCCGCGTTAAGATCGCCGGCCGACGGCTATACGCTGCTGCTCGCGAGCACCGCCAATGCGGCGAACGCGACACTCTATCCAAAGCTGCGGTTCAATTTCCTCGCGGACTCGACGCCGGTCGGAAGCATTGGTCTCGTACCCAACATCCTGGTTGTGCACCCGGACGTTCCCGCAAAGACTCTCCCCGAATTCATCGAGCTGGCTCGCAAGAACCCGGGTGCAACAAGCATGGGACTGCCAGGCAATGGTAGCCCGCAGCATCTGGCTGCTGCGCTGTTCTCGCAGATGTCGAAGACCGATTGTCTATTCGTGCAGTATCAGGGCGGCGGGCCCGTTCTGAAGGACCTCATCGGCGGGCACGTCCAGGCTGGATTCGCGTCTTCGGTCTCATCGACGGCAAGCATCAAATCGGGGACCCTGCGTGCGCTTGGCGTGACGTCCGCCCACCGCCTGCCGACATTGCCGGACATTCCAGCGATCGGCGAGCATATCGGCGGATACGAAGCAACGAACTTCTACGGGCTCGTGGCACCGAAAGGTACGGCTGAAACCATCGTCGCGCGCTTGAGCCAGGAACTGAACGCTGCACTGGGCGAGACCGACGCCATCTCCAAACTCGACGCCTTGGGAATATCGCCCGTTGCCATGTCGCCCTCCGCTTTCGGAAGCTTTCTTGCGTCGGAAACGAAGAAATGGGGAGAGGTCATCAAGGCTGCAGATATCAGAATGGAGTAA